The sequence below is a genomic window from Streptomyces sp. V1I1.
GACGCCGGTGAAACTCTGGGCGTCGTCGGCGATCCGGGTGCGGGGGGGGAACCCGGCGCGATTGCTCAGCGATCTCGCCGACACCGCGGTGCTCCAGCTGCTGCGCCAGCGCCTCAACGACGATCTGCACGCCTGAGGCACGTCGTCGGAGCCGGGGGCGTGTTTCCGCACTCCTCCGGCTGAGCCCCAGCCACCGACCCCGCACGATCCTCGGCGGTTGCTCGGCCCCCCTGGTCGGACATCGCTCTCCACAGCGTGCGGCACATGATGTTGCGGCGGGCGCGAGCGGCGGATGCTTCGTAGATTAAGAGGCAGCGGTTCACCGACGCTGGCAGGGAGCACGTGACATCACCGGAGATCGACTACGCGGCGCTGTTCGCCGACACGCCGAGCCCCTACCTGGTGCTGGGACCCGACCTGGTGATCGTCGATGACGGCACCTGCCAGCTGCTCGACCGGGCCACCGACCCACCGCTGGGCGCCCGCCCCGAGCACGTCCCCCGCCCCCAGGCCAGCCTCCCCTACACCCCGGGCGACACCCTCGTCCTCTACACCGACGGGCTCATCGAGCGCCGCGGCGAAGACATCGACGCCGGCCTCAACCGGCTGACCGACGCCCTGGCCGGCTACGCCCGACTCGGCCCCGAGCGCCTCGCCGACGCCCTGCTCGCCCGCCTCGGCGTCAGCGGCGGCGCCCGCGACGACATCGCCCTGGTCGCCGTACGCCTGTGACGCCTTCGCCATCATCGGACGTCGCAGTCACGCCAGGAGGCAGCCTTGCGGCGTTTGGGGGCGATCTCCGGGTGGAGAGATGAGCCAGCCGGTACCCAGCCAGGCGTTGGCCCCGGTGCGGCCACAGCACCGCTCACGGGATCACTGACACTTCCCGTGTCCAACAACGATTGACGTTCTCGTGTCCGGCGACACCCGCGTGAAGGTCGCTCTTGAACCCTGTTCGGGGAGCAAGTTCCTGCCTGGAAGTGGCCTTCGACAACATTTGGCGAGGCGAGTGACGAAGGCGCGCAGGCCCGCGCGCGCGACAGGGCCGGACATGGTCCCATGGTTCCGGGGGACCGTTCCTAGCAGTACCCGGGAGAGGTCGAGATGAGTACCTATCGAGCTGCTCAGGTAGCCACCGCCGGCGGGCCGTTCGAGATCGTCGAGCGTGAGGTACCGCAGCCGGGACCCGGCCACGTGCGGGTTGCCGTGGACGCCTGCGGGATCTGCCACAGCGACGCCGCTTTCGTCAACGCCCTGTTGCCGGGCGTCCGGTTTCCGTTGGTCCCCGGGCATGAGATCGCCGGTCGCATCGAGGAGCTCGGCGAGGGAACGCAAAGCCGCGGCTGGCAGGTGGGCGACCGGGTGGCGGTGGGCTGGTTCGGCGGCAGCTGCGGCCACTGCAGGCGCTGCCGACAGGGCGACTTCATCGTGTGCGAGAACCTGAAGGTCCCAGGATGGGCGTACGACGGGGGTTTCGCCGAGGCGGTGATCGCACCGGCCGACGCCCTGGCCGGGATCCCCGACGCGCTGGCGCCCACGGATGCGGGGCCCTTGGCCTGCGCGGGGGTGACCACGTACAACGGGCTACGGCGCAGCTCCGCACGGCCGGGCGATCTGGTCGCCGTACTCGGCATCGGGGGCCTGGGCCACCTGGGGGTGAAGTACGCGGCCGCCATGGGCTTCGAGACCGTGGCGATCGCCCGCGGGGCCGCCAAGGCGGACTTCGCCAAGCAGCTCGGCGCGCACCACTACATCGACAGCACCGCGGACACCACCGTCGCAGACGCCCTGCAGTCCCTCGGCGGGGCCAAGGTAGTCCTGGCCACCGCCGCCAACTCCGACGCCGCGACGGCAACCGTGGAAGGGCTCTCCCCCCGCGGCGAGCTGGTGGTCATCGGCGCGACCGCCGAGCCGCTGGGAGTCAGCCCGAACCAGCTGCTCATGAGCGGCAAGATCATCCGCGGCCACCCGTCCGGCACCGCGCAGGACGTGCAGGACACCATGGCGTTCAGCGCCCTGCACGGGATCCGCCCGATGACCGAGATCATGCCGCTTGACCAAGCCGATGAGGCGTACCAGAAGATGATGTCCGGCACCGCCCGCTTCCGCATGGTGCTCACCCCCCGCTGACCTTCACGGTCTCGACCTCAACTACGGCGACCACCGTCCGCCGGGTTCAGGAACGTCTCCACAACGGTGCCGGCCGTCGCCCCCAAGGCGAATCCCGAGCCTCAGCTCACCGCACTGGGCACGGTTGCAACCACCGTTCAAGCCACAAGAGGCCGGTGAGAACAGGGCGCCCGGCGGCCTCGGCGCCGCCGGGAACGGCGACGCCGACGTACGGGCCTGTACTCGGCGGCGTGTCAGGGTGGTCAGGCGTGCCTTGAGCTGCGCCGCGATCTTCACCATGCGCTCGGCCTGGTGCCGGGCCGCGGCGCGGGTGGTGTCTGTCGTCCACCGGGTTCGTGCCCTGGGCGTCCACGTGTGAGGTGCCGTAGGGATTGCCGTCCGCGAACTTGACCGGGGCGGTGAAGCCGGGGTGCAACCACGATGCCGCCGAAGCGGTGGAGCACCCTGGCCGCCCACGTTGCCCGCTCGTGCCGACCGACGCGGCAACAGCGCCGTCGTCGTCGTTCTCTCCTGCGCCCTGTTGCTCAGCCTGTGCAGCCTCTACATCTCCGTCCGACCGCCTCCTGGAGGTCCGCACGGCCCTCCGGGATCCTGCCGCAGCGGATGGCCAGGGCCCCGCGGTCCCCCAGCGCCTGCGCGTACCGGAAGCGGGCTGGGCGACGCCGACGGAGTACGTGCCTGTCTGGCGTCGGGAGCCGCGCCCTCCTCCAGCGATTACGACGGCCGTACGCCCTCCACCTGGCGCCAACGTCGACCCGTATGTCGTGACCCGCCTGATCGTCGACACCTGCTGCACCGCACTGGAGCAGGCCGGCCAGGTCTGACCTGCCAGGTCCGGACCCACCAAGGCCGCCGGGGCGGCCCCGGCATTTGCGGGGCGTGTCGATCAGCGAAAGAACCCGTTCACGCGTACCCGACTGGGCAGCTTCGCGACTACACGGACAACGAATCAGCCGCGAGGGGCGCTGTCACTCGTTGCCGTCGCGCGGGGTGCGTCCGGTCGGCCCACCGCCGCTGCGGAGGCCGGCTCCTCCGGGGTGCACGTGACCTTGTCGCGAGGCGTGTAGTGGGTCTTGAAGTCTTCGCGCTTGACCTCCCGGCCCTCCTGCACGAAGACGCGGCCGACAGAGACGTCGAACCCTTCGAGTGGGCTCTGGACTTCGCACGTCGGGCCGCTGCCCGTGCGTGTGCCCGGCGGCTTGATGTTGGTGCGCGGCCCCTTGGTCGCACGTATCTCGTCGTACTTCTTCGTGCCGAGGAAGCTGATGGTCACCGAGGTGTCGGTGGATTCGGCCTTGATGTAGAGGGCGTGACCAGAATCGTTGGTCCAGCGCAGGTCGAGGGTGCCCCACGCGACCGTGGCTTCGCGGCCTTCGGGGTAGCGCTCGATGTAGAAGGAGTGGGCGCCGTACTCCACCGGCTTGACGCCCGCGAAGAACATGGCGTTGAACATGGTGGTGGCGACTGCAGAGACGCCGCCTCCGGGCGACTTCACGTACTGACCATTGTTGATCATGATGCCGTCGACGAAGCCGTTGTCCTTCGTACGCTCACCGACCGTTCGGTTGAAGCTCCATTCCTGTCCGGGCAGGGCAACCGAGCCGTTGATGAACTCCACCGCGCGCGCGATGTTGGTGCTGCGGTAAGGGGCGGGCGGGAAAGCGACGGTGAATGAGGAGACCTTCTCCTTGATGCCGAGCCGCTGTGCCGATGCACTCGTGAGCTGCGGCTGGACCACTACGGTGGCGATCTCACCGGTGCGGGCCGCGCCGGAGCCGGTCAGCAGGGGTACCACGGCCTCGCCGAATGCCTTCGCGGTGACCTGCCGCCCCACGGAGCTTTCCTGGGCCACCACCACGCGGTCGTCGCCGTCGAGCCGGAGCACGGCATCCCGAGGGCCCTGGGCGGCGTCGCGCACCGGGCGGGAGACAGCGGGGTCGGCGAGCAAACCCTTGGAGTTGAGGGCCGGCACGAGGCGGTTTCGACTGTCGGGCTTCATCGTCAGATGCCTGCCGAGCGCGGCGGTGCCAATGGATATGCGTTTCTCAGCGAGGGTGAGCGTGACGGGTCCGGACATCGCGGGCTGGGCGAACTCGTTCATGGCCCGCTCGGTCTCGTGCGGGCCGATCCGCGGCTGCGTCTGCCTCACCGGCATCACGACGGGGGCGGCATCCGGAGTGCGGAGGTAGCCGTCGCGGATAGTGTCCAGCGCCTTGTCTGTGATCATGGCGACGCCGGTGACCGGAGCGACGGCCTTCGCTCTCCCCTTCTCGAACGATATCGCCCCATCCCGGACCTGCCGCTTGCTGGCCGCGGCGATACGGTCGGCTTCCGCCCGGCTCGTCCGCTCGTCCATGCGTATTACCGGCTCGACGTCCCGGCCGCCGGAGGCGAAGAGCCTGCCGATTGCCGTTACCGGATCGGATCCTGCCCTTGCGGCACGGTCGGCGGTCGCTGCAGTGTCGAGGGACAGCCCGAGCGCGCCGGGATCGGCCTTCTCTATGCGGTCACCGATCTTCAACGCGACCGGCGCTGCGAAGACCGGCCCGAGCCTTCGGTCCAGGACCTGCCGGGCCTCCGCTCGGCCCATTCCGCCGATGTCGACCGCGCGCACCCTTGTGCCCTCTGCGATGTCGTCACCGGCCACCAGCCCGGTGACGTAGAGGCCACCCAACCCGAGCACGACAGCCCCACCTGCGACGGACAGAACGATCCGCCAGTTGCCCGTCGCGCTGCGTGCGCGTCCCATGTCTCTCCCTGTAGCGCCGACCGCCGGAATGGTGCGTTTGGCCAGCCAGAGCAGACCTGCACGAGTGAATTCGCACAGAATAATCCAGAAAATAGGAGAAATCGGAGAAATGTAATTTCCGTCACGATAGAGAAGCTTTCCTGGATGCCTGATGCCTGGAGCGCCTTGGGAATCGCACCCGCCTCGAGCGCCGCACCGTGCAGGTTCTCGGCAATGCGATGCCGGGCTTCGGCAAGCGGATGGCGTTGACGGAATCCGCCGCGCATGACGTACACAACCGCTGTCAACGACGAGGCCGACGGCGGCCAGGTCAACGCCGACCGCGCCGTGCGGTACCACCGTCAAGGCGGAAACGATGTCATCGGCCTCCGCGGCTGTCGCAGGCTGGTGCGGTGTCGCACAGACTGCGCTCCCGCCTGATCTCCGGCGCCGGGTGGCGTGCTCGCGTTCTCGCAGCGCCCGCCGGTAGAGGGCTGCTACGGCTGCCAGGCCTCGTACATCGACCCGTCCGAGGACGAGGACCAGCTCGCGGTGAAGCGGTGGGACTACGAGCCCTACCGGTGGATGGAGATCCTGGCCGGGCACGGATTCGCCGCAGCGACCGCCCGCGTGCTGCCGGCCCCGGCCGGACCGCGGAAGGGCGGCACCCTCCTCGTCCACGCCCACGGGTAGCGGCCGCCCCACCGCCGCCTCGGTCTGTCTACGTCCCCCGTCGCGGACAGAGCGGGCTATTCCACGCCGGTGACGGCCATCTCACCCAGCAGTGACCAGTCGTCATGCGGGACCTTCACGTTCACGATCCGGGGTGTCTCGGCCAGGTGGGGTGGCAGAGTCCGCTGCGCGGTCTTGAAGTGCTCGGAGTGCACGTGCGCTGCCCCGGCATCGTCGTCTCGGAAGGCCTCGACCAGCACGTACTCCGTGGGGTCCTCAATGCTCCGCGACCAGTCGAACCACAGGCAGCCCGGCTCACCGCGCGAGCCGGCGGTGAAGTCGGCGGCGATCTCAGGCCACCGGTCGGCGTACTCAGGGCGAACCTTGAACCTAGCCGTGATGAAAATCATCGGATTCCTCTCGCTGGACTGTCCACACACTGCGCGTGCCACCTGCATGAGGTTGAACCTCGGGAGTGGGCACCGGGTTTCATGCGACGCGTGACAGATTACGTGATGTGATCATCCACCGTTCGAACTCGACCCGGGGTGAGGTAGCCGATCGCCGGAGTGGCGTCGCCGCTGGTTGCAGTAGGCCGGCCAGCGGGCAAGCCGGGCCGCTGCACGCGGCACCGGCGCTGGCTCCTGGCAGTTCCCCGGAGCCCTGAGCTTGTCTTTTGAGGTCTGAGTTGGTTGCGTTCGGCGATGTTCTCGGGGCGTTTCACGGTTTTGCCCACGCCGTGGCGGGTGGCGACCACTGGTTCTTCGAGCCGAGTGGCCGTCCCGGACCGGGCCGTGAGGGTTTAGGTGCACGGGCCGGACAGGCCAGGTGTGGGCGGAGGTCCCTGCCTGCGGATTTCCCGCCCTGGCGGACCGTTTGGGGCTTCATGGCCCGGTGGGCCGCCGCCGGGATCATCGGACAGATCCGCGACCAGCTGGGCCACTGGTCGCCTGGGGCTGCAGGCACGTGCGGGCGGACGACCGGACCGGGCCGGTGGACACGGACTGCTGCGCCACGAGTTGATCGGTCGAGCCGGCAGCCTCTCGCCTCGTCGGTGGGGAACGGTCACCGCGCTGTAGTCCGCTACCCCAACCACATCGGGATGATCGAGGCGATCAGCAGGAGGGCCAGCACGGTGTTCAGCACCCGCCAATGCCGGTTTGTCCGCAGCATCCGGGCGAGCAGCAGCCCGGCGGCGCACCACAGCGTCAGCGATACAGCGGCCGCGAAACCGAACACCGTCCCGAGCAACGCCGCGAGGTGGAACGGTCCGCCTGCCACGGCAGTAAAGGATGCAGCCGCGCCGAGGGTCATGGTCCAGCCTTTGGGATTCAGCCAGAGCAGGCCCATGCCGCCGATGAGGCTCGTCGGTGCAGGCACGTTCGTTGGCGGACTCGGCGGTCCGCTCCTGCCGATCCTCCAGGCCAGTCGCATCAGATAGGCCGATCCGGTCAAGGTCACGATCAGCTGTAGCGACGGTATTGCGAGGAGGAGACCTGCGAGTCCGGCGGCCGCCGCGGCCGCCAGCGTCGCGAGGCCGATGGCGATGCCTGCGATGAGCGGCACGGAGCGGCGAAAGCCGAAATGCGCTCCGGACGCCGTCACCAGTGTCGTGGCACCGCCGGGGGTTATCGTCGCCACCACCGCGAACAGCAGAGGCGATACGAACGCATCGTTGGTCATCGTGGATCAGTCCTGAACATGGCCGGCCACCGCGTCCGCGGCGCGGTCGGCCAGTGCGGCAATCTCGGCAGCAGAGGCGTTGCCTCCGGTGCACACCACGGCGATGCGTTGTCCGACAAAGCCGTCCGGGTCGGCCAGTACGGCTGCCAGCGCGGCTGCGCCGGCGGCTTCGGCAAGGGTGTGCGCGTGACTGGCCAGCAGCCGCTGTGCTTCGAAGATCTGCGTGTCGGAGACCAGGCGAAAGTCGGCGAGGCCTGCACGCATGAGCTGCTGTGGCAGCGTGAACCCGCGTCCCGTGGCCAGGCCCTCGACGGCGGTCCGATCGGGACGCCGTACGCAGGCACCGGCCCGCCACGAATCATGTGCCGCGGGCGCGGCGGACGACTGCACCGCGACGACCCGGCAGTCCGGCGCGAGCTTCGCGGCGACAAGGCAGGCCGCGGCGGCCCCGGTGCCGCTGCCGACGGGTACGACCACGGCGTCGAGGTCGGGCCGAGCCTCGAAGATCTCCAGATATGCCGTGCCGACGCCGGCCAGCAGGGCCGGGGTGTCGGCGGGGCTCACCAGATGCCGGTCGTCGTCAGCCGCCAGCTGCTCGGCACGCTCCTGTGCCGCGGCCATGTCCGCGCCGTGCAGAACCGCCGTGGCACCGAGCGCGCGTACGGCACGCACCTTCTCCATACTGGCTGTTGCCGGCATCACCACCGTGCAGGGGGCGCCGAACTCGGCGCAGGCATGGGCCAGCGACTGCGCATGGTTGCCTGTGGAATAGGTGACCAGTCCGCGGGCTCGCTGCGCCGGAGCCATGGTGGCGAGCAGCGTGAGCCCGCCGCGCACCTTGAAGGCCCCAACCGGTTGCACATTCTCATGCTTGACATAGACGGTTGCGCCGGTCACTGCATCGAGCGCCGGGTAAGACCACATCGGCGTGACGGGTAGGTGCCCGGCCAGGAGGTCTCGTGCAGCCAGGACGTCGGCATAGGTGAGTTCGTGTTCCATGCTGCCATCGTGGGCCCGACCATCCCATAGGTCCAATGCCATTGTTCATGTAGACTCATCAATAAGATTGATAGGTTGGATGCCATGCTCGACGTGACCCGCCTGCGGGTGCTTGCCGCGGTCGCCAAACACGGTTCGGTTACTGCCGCGGCCCGGGCACTGAGTTATGCACAACCATCGATCAGCCACCACCTGGCCCGGTTGGAGACCGAGACCGGCAGCAAGCTCGTGCAGCGGGTGGGCCGCGGCATTCGCCTGACCGACGCGGGCCGGATGCTGGCCGAGCGCGCCGAGGAGATCCTGGGCCGCCTCGACGCGGCAGAGGCCGAACTTGCCGCGCACACAGGGCTGCGTGCAGGCCGGGTCCGCCTGGCCGCGTTCCCCTCCGCCCTGGGTACGTTCGTCCCGCGGGCCGCGGCCGCGTTCACCGCCGCCCACCCTGATGTCGAGTTGCGCTTCACCGAGGCCGAACCGCCCGATGCGGCACGGCTGCTGCGATCGGGCGAGGTCGATGTGGCGCTGCTGTTCACCTACCCAGACACATCACCGGCCGACGACGGGCTACGCCGAACGCCGCTGCTCACCGAGTCGATCTACCTCGTGACCCCGACCAGCCTGCCCGGCGACACTCTCGCCGACCACGCCATGCGTCGGTGGATCACGGGGTGCGAGCGATGCCGGAAGCACCTGGTGCGATCCTGCGCCGCCGCCGGTTTCACGCCTGACATCGCCTTCACCACCGACGACTACGTCGCAGTACAGGCACTCGTCGCGGCCGGGCTGGGCGTCACCACACTGCCGGCCCTGGCCCTGGCCGCCCAACGCAACGCCTCAGTAAGGCTGGTACGCCTACCCGATCAGGAACGGTTGATCAACGCTGCGGTGCACGGAGAAGCGCCCGACCCACCAGCGACTGTGGCGCTGCTGGAACACCTCACGCAGGCCGCAGCGACGACATTGCCTCCGCATTGAGTCCTCCCCGTGCCGGTCCGGGATGAGGCCGTGCACATTAATCCGTGCGCAGCAGCGCACGTCAACCTGTACGCCGACAGCCACATCCGTGGCGCTCCCCTCGACGGTTCCGGCGGATCCGCCGGACCGTCGAGTGGCTGACCTGCGCTGACTGACAGCCGAGGTTCAAAAACACCTACTGAAGACGCCAGTCGAGGTCAGACCAGCGAAAACGTCACCCGAGCCGGCGGGGAAGTAGCGGAGTCCTACTTGGTTCGCAACATGAGGGCGAGGCGCGTGTTGTCGCCGTAGACGCCCGTCTCGTCACCGCGGACGCCGTACCACTGCTGGAATCTGGCCACGGCCGATCGGACCTCCTTGTCGTAGCGACCATCGATGGCGCCGCCGTCGTACATGTTCGGGACCTGGAGCAGACGGACCTGCAACTCGTATACCCCATGCCCGCTGTCGCCCTGGCGCAGCACACCCGTGCCCGGAATCTCGGGGAGGCTGGGTGCGGGGTTGTCGGGCAGCGGCGGCCGGTCAAGTTGCTCGGAGGGCGCGGACGGGACCGCCGGTGCGGGGTTGTCGCTGCCCAGCAGCGAAGAGGCGAGGATCAGTCCGCTCACAGCGCCCAGTCCGAAGACTCCGGCGACACGAGTGTCCCGCCGGTTGGTGAAGCGCCGCCATCCTCGGCTTCTGTTCCTCGCGTGCGCGCGGACGGGTGGCGGTGGCGACTCCGAGGACGGGGCGAGGAGTTGGTCCGAGGGCGGGGCCGGGCGCCCGGGGGTAGCCGACGCTCTGGTGTACGGGCGCGGACCGGTCCGGCCGCGCGCGCCCTCCTGCGGGGGAGGGAAGGTCAGCGGCGGTGCGGCGTACGTCGGGCCTGCGCCACTGGCCATCGGCGGCTTTCCCACCGGCGGTGGCGTTCCCAATGACGGGGGCGGAACAGGCTCCAGATGCGTGGCGCGCAACCACAGCGGCTCCACCACGACATCCTCCGGAGCGTCGACCTGCCGTACGCCACCGGTCCGCAGCGGCTCCACCACATACGGCTCGACGGCGTGCGGAGGATCCGGATCCAGGCGCTCGGGCCCAGGCCCCACCGGCTGTGTCCGTCGGGATGGGGGCGGAGCCGGGGGCGAGGACAGGGAGGGGGTCGGATGAGTGAAGCCTGCGTCCCTGGCCGCTTCGCTGGGCTGTTGCCAGGACGGCGGCGGGGACTCGGGCCGGCCCTGCTGCTCGTCGACCGCGTAGAGGTCGGCGCGTGCGGCGTCCAAGGCGTCCAGCACGGCCTGGAAGGAGTCCCGTATCTCTTGCGCGAGATCAGGACCTGGACTGTGAGCTCGCTGAGGTTCGGTGTCGTTGGATCCCACCGGCAGTCCTCCTCAACCAACGTCCATGGAATGTCTTGTCGCGGACAGGCCAGGGATGTCTTTCATGGGCGGATACGCATCAAAACGTCGGATGGTGGTCACGGGTGGGTCTGTGACGGAGAGCCGGGCGGCACGGGTCGGGCTTCGCTGTTCCGTTGTGAGGCGATACGCAGCCCGTGCGGCCTTGTCTCAATCTGCCTTCCGGAATGTGGCCCACATCTCGTCGATTCCTCGAGGAGTTGACGCCTGCGGCAGCCCGCCGAGCGCCGACTCGGACGTGTACACACGGTCGAGGGTCCGCCGGAGCGGCGGGACGTCCGCGTGGACTGGTAAGAGCGTGTTCT
It includes:
- a CDS encoding LysR family transcriptional regulator, which gives rise to MLDVTRLRVLAAVAKHGSVTAAARALSYAQPSISHHLARLETETGSKLVQRVGRGIRLTDAGRMLAERAEEILGRLDAAEAELAAHTGLRAGRVRLAAFPSALGTFVPRAAAAFTAAHPDVELRFTEAEPPDAARLLRSGEVDVALLFTYPDTSPADDGLRRTPLLTESIYLVTPTSLPGDTLADHAMRRWITGCERCRKHLVRSCAAAGFTPDIAFTTDDYVAVQALVAAGLGVTTLPALALAAQRNASVRLVRLPDQERLINAAVHGEAPDPPATVALLEHLTQAAATTLPPH
- a CDS encoding VanW family protein, with translation MVPHGAVGVDLAAVGLVVDSGCVRHARRIPSTPSACRSPASHCREPARCGARGGCDSQGAPGIRHPGKLLYRDGNYISPISPIFWIILCEFTRAGLLWLAKRTIPAVGATGRDMGRARSATGNWRIVLSVAGGAVVLGLGGLYVTGLVAGDDIAEGTRVRAVDIGGMGRAEARQVLDRRLGPVFAAPVALKIGDRIEKADPGALGLSLDTAATADRAARAGSDPVTAIGRLFASGGRDVEPVIRMDERTSRAEADRIAAASKRQVRDGAISFEKGRAKAVAPVTGVAMITDKALDTIRDGYLRTPDAAPVVMPVRQTQPRIGPHETERAMNEFAQPAMSGPVTLTLAEKRISIGTAALGRHLTMKPDSRNRLVPALNSKGLLADPAVSRPVRDAAQGPRDAVLRLDGDDRVVVAQESSVGRQVTAKAFGEAVVPLLTGSGAARTGEIATVVVQPQLTSASAQRLGIKEKVSSFTVAFPPAPYRSTNIARAVEFINGSVALPGQEWSFNRTVGERTKDNGFVDGIMINNGQYVKSPGGGVSAVATTMFNAMFFAGVKPVEYGAHSFYIERYPEGREATVAWGTLDLRWTNDSGHALYIKAESTDTSVTISFLGTKKYDEIRATKGPRTNIKPPGTRTGSGPTCEVQSPLEGFDVSVGRVFVQEGREVKREDFKTHYTPRDKVTCTPEEPASAAAVGRPDAPRATATSDSAPRG
- a CDS encoding peptidoglycan-binding protein produces the protein MGSNDTEPQRAHSPGPDLAQEIRDSFQAVLDALDAARADLYAVDEQQGRPESPPPSWQQPSEAARDAGFTHPTPSLSSPPAPPPSRRTQPVGPGPERLDPDPPHAVEPYVVEPLRTGGVRQVDAPEDVVVEPLWLRATHLEPVPPPSLGTPPPVGKPPMASGAGPTYAAPPLTFPPPQEGARGRTGPRPYTRASATPGRPAPPSDQLLAPSSESPPPPVRAHARNRSRGWRRFTNRRDTRVAGVFGLGAVSGLILASSLLGSDNPAPAVPSAPSEQLDRPPLPDNPAPSLPEIPGTGVLRQGDSGHGVYELQVRLLQVPNMYDGGAIDGRYDKEVRSAVARFQQWYGVRGDETGVYGDNTRLALMLRTK
- a CDS encoding alcohol dehydrogenase; this translates as MSTYRAAQVATAGGPFEIVEREVPQPGPGHVRVAVDACGICHSDAAFVNALLPGVRFPLVPGHEIAGRIEELGEGTQSRGWQVGDRVAVGWFGGSCGHCRRCRQGDFIVCENLKVPGWAYDGGFAEAVIAPADALAGIPDALAPTDAGPLACAGVTTYNGLRRSSARPGDLVAVLGIGGLGHLGVKYAAAMGFETVAIARGAAKADFAKQLGAHHYIDSTADTTVADALQSLGGAKVVLATAANSDAATATVEGLSPRGELVVIGATAEPLGVSPNQLLMSGKIIRGHPSGTAQDVQDTMAFSALHGIRPMTEIMPLDQADEAYQKMMSGTARFRMVLTPR
- a CDS encoding putative quinol monooxygenase: MIFITARFKVRPEYADRWPEIAADFTAGSRGEPGCLWFDWSRSIEDPTEYVLVEAFRDDDAGAAHVHSEHFKTAQRTLPPHLAETPRIVNVKVPHDDWSLLGEMAVTGVE
- a CDS encoding LysE family translocator translates to MTNDAFVSPLLFAVVATITPGGATTLVTASGAHFGFRRSVPLIAGIAIGLATLAAAAAAGLAGLLLAIPSLQLIVTLTGSAYLMRLAWRIGRSGPPSPPTNVPAPTSLIGGMGLLWLNPKGWTMTLGAAASFTAVAGGPFHLAALLGTVFGFAAAVSLTLWCAAGLLLARMLRTNRHWRVLNTVLALLLIASIIPMWLG
- a CDS encoding threonine/serine dehydratase, with translation MEHELTYADVLAARDLLAGHLPVTPMWSYPALDAVTGATVYVKHENVQPVGAFKVRGGLTLLATMAPAQRARGLVTYSTGNHAQSLAHACAEFGAPCTVVMPATASMEKVRAVRALGATAVLHGADMAAAQERAEQLAADDDRHLVSPADTPALLAGVGTAYLEIFEARPDLDAVVVPVGSGTGAAAACLVAAKLAPDCRVVAVQSSAAPAAHDSWRAGACVRRPDRTAVEGLATGRGFTLPQQLMRAGLADFRLVSDTQIFEAQRLLASHAHTLAEAAGAAALAAVLADPDGFVGQRIAVVCTGGNASAAEIAALADRAADAVAGHVQD